In a genomic window of Anaeromicrobium sediminis:
- a CDS encoding ABC transporter permease — protein MGRFIANRMLSMVITLLFVITITFFLMHAAPGGPFSREKALPEAIMKVVEARFNLDKPVWEQYVIYLKDVIINRDLGPSFQRVGWTVNEIIASTFPTSARVGGISVLVVLALGVPIGIISAMKQGKWQDQLAMFMATLGVTIPSFVLGTLIVHFFSTKLNLLPSHGLSSWKHYIGPVIALAGFSLSFVARLTRSSMLEVMQQDYIRTARAKGLSEFTVIGKHALKNALIPVVSYVGPLVAAILTGSFVVERIFAISGMGKYFVESVNNRDYTVIMGVTIFYAMFLIVMVFVVDILYGLIDPRIKLDE, from the coding sequence ATGGGAAGGTTTATTGCTAATAGAATGTTATCGATGGTAATTACTCTGTTATTTGTAATAACCATAACTTTTTTCCTAATGCACGCAGCACCTGGAGGACCTTTCTCTAGAGAAAAGGCACTACCAGAGGCCATAATGAAAGTAGTAGAGGCTAGATTTAATCTAGATAAGCCTGTGTGGGAACAATACGTAATATACTTAAAAGATGTAATAATAAATAGAGATTTGGGACCGTCATTCCAAAGGGTTGGATGGACTGTTAATGAAATTATCGCCAGTACATTCCCTACCTCAGCAAGAGTTGGAGGTATATCTGTATTGGTAGTTCTCGCCTTAGGAGTACCGATAGGAATAATATCAGCCATGAAACAAGGGAAGTGGCAAGATCAGTTAGCCATGTTTATGGCAACCTTGGGAGTAACTATACCGAGTTTCGTTCTAGGAACATTAATAGTTCATTTCTTCAGTACGAAACTTAATTTATTACCATCCCATGGATTAAGTAGTTGGAAGCATTATATAGGACCAGTTATAGCGCTTGCAGGATTTTCACTGTCATTTGTGGCAAGATTAACTCGTTCAAGTATGCTTGAAGTTATGCAACAGGACTACATAAGAACTGCAAGGGCTAAAGGATTATCCGAATTTACAGTTATAGGTAAACATGCCCTTAAAAATGCATTAATTCCAGTTGTAAGCTATGTAGGACCACTAGTTGCAGCTATACTTACCGGATCTTTCGTAGTAGAGAGAATATTTGCTATCTCTGGAATGGGAAAATACTTTGTAGAAAGTGTTAATAACAGAGATTACACAGTAATCATGGGTGTAACCATATTCTATGCAATGTTCTTAATAGTAATGGTATTCGTAGTAGATATTCTATATGGATTAATAGACCCAAGAATTAAGCTGGATGAATAG
- the gatA gene encoding Asp-tRNA(Asn)/Glu-tRNA(Gln) amidotransferase subunit GatA, producing the protein MELYYKNIYEIHNMLRRKELSCEELTCTILNRINNIDEKLGAYLTIVKESLSEAKAVDRKIGNGDYIEPLEGIPYSLKDNISTRKIKTTCGSKMLENYISPYDATVVERLKKNILVGKTNLDEFGMGSSTENSAYKITKNPWDLTKVPGGSSGGSAAAVASGLCFFSLGSDTGGSIRQPAAFCGVVGLKPTYGLVSRFGLVAYGSSLDTIGPITRNVYDCALVLNHISGYDTKDSTSVNRGKKDYTKGLKNGVCGLKIGIPKEYFHDGIDNRIKEKIIEVVKELEKKGAIIIDVNLPHTKYGFFTYYNIATAECSLNLSRFDGIRYGYCKNEYDNLNELYSHNRTLGFGKQVKKNIILGTNSLIKTNYEKYYEKGAKVRTLIIKDFKEVFKKVDLLITPTTPTLPFGIGEKIKDPIKMYKSDILTINANISGIPALSIPCGFIENMPVGVQIMGGYFNEEEVLTCAYEVERMRGEITWNTSL; encoded by the coding sequence ATGGAACTTTATTATAAAAATATATATGAAATACATAATATGCTGAGAAGAAAAGAATTAAGCTGTGAGGAATTAACTTGTACTATTTTAAATAGGATTAATAATATAGATGAAAAATTAGGAGCATATTTAACTATAGTAAAAGAAAGTTTAAGTGAAGCAAAAGCAGTAGATAGAAAAATAGGTAATGGAGATTATATAGAGCCATTAGAAGGAATACCCTACTCCCTTAAGGATAATATATCCACTAGGAAAATAAAGACAACCTGTGGGTCTAAGATGCTAGAGAACTATATATCACCCTATGATGCTACAGTAGTGGAGCGATTAAAAAAGAATATATTAGTGGGAAAAACTAATTTAGATGAATTTGGAATGGGATCTTCCACTGAAAACTCTGCTTATAAAATAACTAAAAATCCTTGGGACTTAACTAAAGTACCGGGAGGTTCTAGTGGTGGTTCAGCAGCGGCAGTAGCTTCTGGCCTATGTTTTTTTTCACTGGGTTCCGATACGGGTGGATCTATTAGACAACCGGCAGCCTTTTGTGGAGTAGTAGGACTAAAGCCCACCTATGGACTAGTATCCAGATTCGGTCTTGTGGCCTATGGCTCAAGTCTTGATACTATAGGGCCTATAACAAGAAATGTATATGATTGTGCCCTAGTATTAAATCATATAAGTGGATACGATACTAAAGACTCTACAAGTGTTAATAGGGGCAAGAAAGATTATACAAAAGGTTTAAAAAATGGTGTTTGTGGACTAAAAATAGGAATTCCAAAGGAATATTTCCATGATGGAATAGACAATAGAATAAAAGAGAAAATAATAGAGGTAGTTAAGGAATTAGAAAAAAAGGGTGCAATAATAATAGATGTGAATCTACCTCATACTAAATATGGATTTTTTACTTACTATAACATTGCCACAGCAGAATGCAGTTTAAATCTTTCTCGATTTGATGGAATAAGATATGGATACTGTAAAAATGAATATGATAACCTAAACGAGCTGTATAGTCACAATAGAACTTTAGGATTTGGTAAACAAGTAAAGAAAAATATCATATTAGGAACTAATAGTTTAATTAAGACAAATTATGAAAAATACTATGAAAAAGGAGCCAAGGTCAGAACTTTAATAATTAAGGATTTCAAAGAAGTATTTAAAAAGGTGGATTTATTAATAACACCTACCACACCTACCCTTCCCTTTGGAATCGGAGAAAAGATTAAAGATCCAATAAAAATGTATAAATCAGATATACTTACTATTAATGCAAATATTTCAGGAATACCAGCCCTTTCTATTCCTTGTGGTTTCATAGAGAATATGCCTGTAGGAGTACAAATAATGGGTGGCTATTTTAATGAAGAAGAAGTACTAACATGTGCTTATGAAGTAGAGAGAATGAGGGGAGAAATAACATGGAATACATCACTGTAG
- a CDS encoding ABC transporter permease: protein MDINKNISADMWEKVPHADKDRERIERPIITYWQDAWRRLKKNPLAMIGLITIAIIFLIAIFGPLISQYNFSDQDLTRTNEGPSGEHWFGTDAHGRDLFIRVVYGARVSLTVAVVASVVNFFIGVIYGGISGYLGGKIDNTMMRIVDIISTIPLVLYAIILMVVFKPGLTSVILAIGTIYWVRMARIVRGQILTLREQEYVLAAQTLGASTKRILLRHLIPNAMGPIIVTMTMMIPSAIFTESFLSFIGLGVSAPKPSWGSLASDALGGLNSYPHQLFFPALAICITMLAFNFFGDGLRDALDPRLRK from the coding sequence ATGGATATAAACAAAAATATTTCTGCAGACATGTGGGAAAAAGTTCCTCATGCAGATAAGGATAGAGAGCGAATTGAAAGACCTATCATAACCTACTGGCAAGATGCTTGGAGAAGGTTAAAGAAAAATCCTCTTGCTATGATAGGACTTATAACCATAGCAATTATATTTTTAATAGCAATCTTTGGTCCCCTTATTTCACAATATAATTTCTCGGACCAGGACCTAACAAGAACTAACGAAGGACCAAGTGGAGAACACTGGTTTGGAACAGACGCCCATGGTAGAGACTTATTCATAAGGGTAGTGTATGGAGCAAGAGTGTCGTTAACGGTGGCCGTAGTAGCCAGTGTGGTTAACTTCTTCATAGGAGTTATATATGGAGGGATATCAGGCTACTTAGGTGGAAAGATAGATAATACAATGATGAGAATAGTAGATATTATATCAACTATACCCCTAGTACTTTATGCAATCATATTAATGGTTGTATTCAAGCCAGGTCTTACTAGTGTTATTTTGGCCATAGGAACAATTTATTGGGTTAGAATGGCCAGAATTGTAAGGGGACAAATATTAACATTAAGGGAACAAGAATATGTACTAGCAGCCCAAACTTTAGGAGCTAGTACAAAGAGAATATTACTTAGACATTTAATTCCAAATGCAATGGGGCCTATTATAGTAACTATGACAATGATGATTCCATCAGCCATATTTACAGAGTCGTTCTTAAGCTTTATAGGTCTTGGAGTATCTGCACCAAAGCCATCATGGGGTTCGCTTGCAAGTGATGCATTAGGAGGACTTAATTCATATCCACATCAATTGTTCTTCCCAGCACTTGCTATATGTATTACTATGCTTGCATTTAATTTCTTTGGAGACGGTCTAAGAGACGCATTAGATCCGCGCTTACGTAAATAG
- the gatB gene encoding Asp-tRNA(Asn)/Glu-tRNA(Gln) amidotransferase subunit GatB, with protein sequence MEYITVVGLEIHAELKTKSKIFCSCSTGFGEEENSQCCPICLGLPGTLPSLNKKVIEYAIRAGIGLNCEIARKSFMDRKNYFYPDLNKAYQISQYDKPLCENGHIQINDKRIGIKRIHIEEDAGKTIYTNEARLLNYNRSGVPLIEIVTEPDLSSSIETSECLEELKEILIYLDICDCKMEEGSLRCDVNINIESKDKTIRSNIVEIKNLNSFKAVKKAIEYEESRHRFLLRENKNTIRETRRWDENKKITVAMRKKEEAQDYRYFPEPDLLKIFVEESFIEEIRKGLPELPNEKRNRFILQYELPEYHINIMTKSKEMSNYFEEVVRTVKNPKMVSNFIISVLYKRLKDDRMDIEDLKYKIDDFVKLLELVVNGYISNNMAKKLYNIMHETGENPEIIMKEKGIIQLSNEKDIVKIVKEVLEENLKSIKDYKNGKKKVIGFLVGAVMKKTKGSANPQTVNEIILDILRKK encoded by the coding sequence ATGGAATACATCACTGTAGTGGGACTAGAAATACATGCAGAATTAAAGACGAAATCCAAAATATTTTGCTCATGCTCTACAGGGTTTGGAGAAGAAGAAAATAGTCAGTGCTGTCCAATTTGTTTAGGTTTGCCAGGGACTTTACCAAGCTTAAATAAGAAGGTAATAGAATATGCCATAAGGGCAGGCATAGGCCTTAATTGTGAAATAGCTAGAAAGTCATTTATGGATAGAAAAAATTATTTTTACCCGGATCTAAATAAAGCATATCAAATTTCTCAATATGATAAGCCCCTTTGTGAAAATGGTCATATACAGATTAATGATAAAAGAATAGGAATAAAGAGAATACATATAGAAGAAGATGCAGGAAAAACTATATACACTAATGAGGCAAGACTTTTAAATTACAATAGAAGTGGAGTTCCTTTAATAGAAATTGTTACAGAACCAGATCTTTCAAGTTCTATAGAAACAAGTGAATGTTTAGAAGAATTAAAAGAAATACTCATATACTTAGATATTTGTGATTGTAAAATGGAAGAAGGTTCCCTTAGATGTGATGTGAATATAAATATAGAATCTAAGGATAAAACCATAAGAAGTAATATAGTAGAAATAAAAAATTTAAATTCATTTAAGGCTGTAAAAAAGGCTATAGAATATGAAGAATCTAGGCATAGATTTCTTTTGAGAGAAAATAAAAACACCATAAGAGAAACTAGAAGATGGGATGAAAATAAGAAAATAACTGTGGCCATGAGAAAGAAAGAAGAAGCACAAGATTATAGATATTTTCCAGAACCAGATTTATTAAAAATATTTGTAGAGGAGAGTTTTATTGAGGAAATTAGGAAAGGATTACCGGAATTGCCTAATGAAAAGAGGAACCGTTTTATATTACAATATGAGTTACCAGAATACCACATAAATATAATGACTAAGAGCAAAGAAATGTCCAATTACTTTGAAGAAGTAGTAAGGACTGTTAAGAATCCAAAGATGGTTAGCAATTTTATAATCTCAGTCCTTTATAAAAGGCTAAAGGATGACCGAATGGATATAGAAGATCTTAAGTATAAGATAGATGATTTTGTAAAATTATTAGAATTGGTTGTAAATGGATATATAAGTAATAATATGGCAAAAAAGTTATATAATATAATGCATGAAACAGGGGAAAATCCAGAAATAATAATGAAAGAAAAGGGAATTATTCAGTTATCCAATGAAAAAGATATTGTAAAAATTGTAAAAGAAGTTTTGGAAGAAAATCTGAAATCTATAAAAGATTATAAAAATGGCAAGAAAAAAGTAATCGGATTTCTTGTGGGAGCTGTCATGAAAAAAACTAAGGGTTCTGCCAATCCTCAAACTGTTAATGAAATCATTTTGGACATCTTAAGAAAAAAATAA
- the pcrA gene encoding DNA helicase PcrA: MDLSMMNEAQKRAVLHTEGPLLILAGAGSGKTRVLTHRIAYLVEEKGVHPGNILAITFTNKAAKEMVERVEALIEKPMNLWVTTFHSACVRILRREIAKIGYDKNFVIYDASDQKTLLKECYKQLNINDKLYPLAMVQSRISSAKDKLFTPNRFKKEYEGDFQMETIGNIYALYQRKLRGNNALDFDDLIFKTIELFEENEDILCLYQDKFKYIMVDEYQDTSLAQYKLVSMLSEGHQNLCVVGDIDQSIYGWRGADIRNILSFEEDFASSVTIKLEQNYRSTKTILDAANSVIKNNMNRKSKSLFANKGNGEKIKYYRAMDEKDEARFIVKNIMDMVKTDGRNYKECAILYRTNAQSRAIEDMLMRGHVPYRIYGGLKFYDRKEVKDIVAYLRLIQNPVDDISLKRVINVPKRGIGNRTVERLVEMANETGESVYSVLLDEDMLKGFSKRVMAGFRQFTDVVNKCRELKDEIKASELIQIVLEESGYIAELENEDTIEAQTRIENLRELLSVAKEFEADSETGLLMEFLEKTSLSTDLDSMDEDDNKVVLMTLHSAKGLEFPVVFLAGMEERIFPISRALDSDDDLEEERRLCYVGITRAEEMLFITHARMRMLYGKTNYNPISRFIEEIDSALLDRDKEAIQTKDRKALAPGAGIYRGTTINEAPKATKKASSENVHPGAKVMHDKFGMGTVISIKDKAGDKEITIAFHNAGIKKLMLGYAPINVI; encoded by the coding sequence ATGGATTTATCGATGATGAATGAGGCCCAAAAGAGGGCTGTATTGCATACGGAAGGACCGCTACTTATATTGGCTGGAGCTGGTTCTGGTAAAACTAGAGTTTTAACTCATAGAATTGCATACTTAGTAGAAGAAAAGGGTGTACACCCTGGAAATATATTAGCTATAACATTTACAAATAAGGCAGCAAAGGAAATGGTAGAAAGGGTAGAGGCGCTAATAGAGAAGCCTATGAATTTATGGGTTACTACATTCCACTCTGCTTGCGTGAGAATATTAAGAAGAGAAATAGCTAAAATAGGATACGATAAAAACTTTGTAATATATGATGCTAGTGATCAAAAGACCCTTTTAAAGGAATGTTATAAACAACTTAATATAAATGATAAATTATATCCACTGGCAATGGTCCAAAGTAGGATAAGTTCTGCTAAGGATAAATTATTTACCCCTAATAGATTCAAGAAGGAATATGAAGGGGATTTCCAAATGGAGACCATAGGAAATATATATGCCCTTTATCAAAGAAAGCTTAGGGGAAACAATGCCCTAGATTTTGATGATTTAATATTTAAGACTATAGAGCTATTTGAGGAAAATGAAGATATCTTATGTCTGTATCAAGACAAGTTTAAATATATAATGGTGGATGAGTATCAGGATACAAGTTTAGCCCAATACAAACTAGTATCCATGTTATCAGAAGGTCATCAAAACCTATGTGTAGTTGGGGATATTGATCAGTCAATTTATGGTTGGCGTGGGGCTGATATTAGGAATATACTTAGCTTTGAAGAGGATTTTGCAAGTTCAGTTACTATAAAATTAGAACAAAACTATAGATCTACAAAAACCATACTAGATGCGGCTAACAGTGTTATTAAAAACAATATGAATAGAAAGAGTAAGTCACTTTTTGCTAATAAGGGAAATGGTGAAAAGATAAAGTACTATAGGGCCATGGATGAAAAGGATGAGGCTCGATTTATAGTGAAAAATATAATGGATATGGTTAAAACTGATGGCAGAAATTATAAGGAATGTGCCATATTATATAGAACTAATGCCCAATCCCGTGCCATAGAAGATATGCTTATGAGGGGACATGTTCCCTATAGAATTTATGGAGGACTTAAGTTCTACGACAGAAAAGAAGTTAAGGATATTGTGGCATATTTAAGGCTTATTCAAAATCCTGTAGACGATATATCCTTAAAAAGAGTAATAAATGTACCTAAGCGTGGTATTGGAAATAGAACTGTTGAAAGATTAGTTGAAATGGCAAATGAAACAGGTGAAAGTGTTTACAGTGTACTATTAGATGAAGATATGCTAAAGGGATTCTCTAAAAGGGTAATGGCAGGATTTAGACAATTTACTGATGTGGTAAATAAATGTAGAGAATTAAAGGATGAAATAAAGGCTAGTGAATTAATACAAATAGTGTTAGAAGAGTCAGGATATATAGCAGAACTTGAAAATGAAGATACTATAGAAGCACAAACTAGAATAGAGAACTTACGAGAATTATTATCTGTAGCAAAGGAATTTGAGGCTGACAGTGAGACGGGTCTTTTAATGGAGTTTTTAGAAAAAACTTCTTTATCTACAGATTTAGATTCCATGGATGAAGATGATAATAAGGTGGTTTTAATGACCTTGCATAGTGCCAAGGGGTTAGAGTTCCCTGTAGTATTCCTAGCAGGAATGGAAGAGAGAATATTCCCCATATCTAGAGCACTAGATTCTGATGATGATTTAGAAGAGGAAAGAAGATTATGTTATGTGGGTATAACAAGAGCTGAGGAAATGTTATTTATTACCCATGCTAGAATGAGGATGCTATATGGTAAGACTAATTATAATCCTATTTCCAGGTTTATAGAGGAAATAGATTCTGCTCTATTAGATAGGGATAAGGAAGCCATACAGACTAAAGACAGAAAGGCTCTTGCTCCGGGGGCGGGTATATATAGAGGAACTACTATAAATGAAGCGCCTAAAGCAACAAAGAAGGCTAGTAGTGAAAATGTCCATCCAGGTGCTAAGGTTATGCACGACAAGTTTGGAATGGGTACAGTTATATCTATTAAAGATAAGGCTGGAGATAAGGAGATTACCATAGCATTTCATAATGCGGGAATTAAAAAATTAATGCTAGGCTATGCGCCTATAAATGTAATTTAA
- the ligA gene encoding NAD-dependent DNA ligase LigA yields MDREVAKKRIEELTDEINYHNHRYYVLDSPEISDYDYDMMLNELIKLEEEFSDLKKIDSPTQRVGGKALESFNQVIHTVPMLSLGNSYNKEDLIDFHSRVKKVISDKIEYVVEPKIDGLSVSLKYENGIFVQGATRGDGSVGEDVTHNLKTVKSIPLKLKENINLQVRGEVYISQENFLKLNKIQEEKGQNLFANPRNAAAGSLRQLDPKIAARRNLDIFVFNIQSIVGKEFISHSEGLEYLKSLGFRVSDYTICDNIEDVIKTCENFGDKRGSLAYEIDGMVIKINDLSQREELGFRSRSPRWAIAYKFPAEQQETKLEDIVVQVGRTGALTPTAILEPVKVAGSTVSRATLHNEDYIREKDVRIGDYVIIEKAGDVIPAVVRVVMDKRPDGLEEFNMPKQCPVCGEETIRIDKEAVTRCVNSSCPAQLRRSIIHFVSRNAMNIDGLGESIVTLLLDNELIKDIADLYYLKKEELLPLERMGEKSATNLINAIEKSKNNDLGRLIFGLGIKLVGERAANLLASEFKTMDNFIKASFEEIVNIPEIGDKMASSIITYFKEDKNIEVINKLKDVGVNMNSLKIQDESVEKKFEGMTFVLTGTLTKYKRKEAKEIIENLGGKVSGSVSKKTNYVLAGTEAGSKLTKAQDLGVNIISEDEFEEMVK; encoded by the coding sequence ATGGATAGAGAAGTGGCAAAAAAAAGAATAGAAGAATTGACAGATGAAATAAATTATCATAATCATAGATATTATGTACTAGATAGTCCAGAAATATCTGATTATGACTACGATATGATGTTAAATGAATTAATAAAATTAGAAGAAGAATTTTCTGATTTAAAAAAGATAGATTCTCCTACACAAAGGGTAGGTGGAAAAGCTTTAGAGTCATTTAATCAAGTGATACATACTGTACCTATGCTCAGTTTAGGTAACTCATATAATAAAGAGGACTTAATAGATTTCCACTCTAGAGTAAAAAAAGTTATAAGTGATAAAATTGAGTATGTGGTAGAACCTAAAATAGATGGTTTATCTGTTTCACTAAAATATGAAAATGGAATATTTGTTCAAGGAGCTACCCGTGGAGATGGTTCTGTGGGAGAAGATGTTACCCATAACTTAAAAACAGTAAAGTCTATTCCCTTAAAGTTAAAGGAAAACATTAATCTTCAAGTAAGGGGAGAAGTGTATATTTCCCAGGAAAACTTTTTAAAGTTAAACAAAATACAAGAAGAAAAGGGACAAAATTTATTTGCTAATCCAAGGAATGCAGCAGCAGGATCCTTAAGACAATTAGATCCTAAAATTGCAGCTAGGAGAAACTTAGACATATTTGTATTTAATATTCAATCTATAGTAGGAAAAGAATTTATTAGCCACTCAGAGGGACTAGAATATTTAAAGAGTTTAGGTTTTAGAGTTTCTGATTATACAATTTGTGACAATATAGAAGATGTAATTAAAACTTGTGAAAATTTTGGAGATAAAAGAGGAAGTCTAGCCTATGAAATAGATGGAATGGTTATAAAGATAAATGATTTATCTCAGAGAGAAGAATTAGGTTTTAGATCTAGAAGTCCAAGATGGGCCATAGCATATAAATTCCCAGCAGAACAACAGGAAACTAAACTAGAGGATATAGTAGTCCAAGTGGGAAGAACGGGAGCATTGACTCCTACTGCCATATTAGAACCAGTAAAGGTGGCAGGAAGTACTGTTAGTCGTGCTACACTCCATAATGAAGATTATATAAGGGAAAAGGATGTAAGAATAGGTGATTATGTAATAATTGAAAAGGCAGGAGATGTTATTCCAGCAGTGGTAAGGGTAGTGATGGATAAAAGGCCAGATGGACTAGAGGAATTTAATATGCCAAAACAATGTCCCGTGTGTGGAGAAGAAACTATTAGGATAGATAAGGAAGCTGTAACCAGATGCGTTAATTCATCTTGTCCAGCACAACTTAGACGTAGTATTATTCATTTTGTATCCAGAAATGCCATGAATATAGATGGTCTTGGAGAATCTATAGTTACCCTATTATTAGATAATGAGTTAATAAAGGATATAGCTGATTTATATTATTTAAAGAAAGAAGAACTATTACCTCTTGAGAGAATGGGTGAAAAATCTGCTACTAATTTAATAAATGCCATAGAAAAATCAAAGAATAATGATTTAGGAAGACTTATATTTGGTTTAGGTATTAAATTAGTAGGAGAAAGGGCAGCAAATTTATTGGCCAGTGAATTTAAAACTATGGATAATTTTATAAAGGCTTCCTTTGAAGAAATAGTAAACATACCTGAAATAGGAGATAAGATGGCAAGTAGTATTATTACTTATTTCAAAGAGGATAAGAATATAGAGGTTATAAATAAGTTAAAAGATGTGGGAGTAAATATGAATTCCCTAAAAATCCAAGATGAGTCAGTAGAAAAGAAGTTTGAAGGTATGACTTTTGTTTTAACGGGAACTCTTACTAAATATAAAAGAAAAGAAGCTAAAGAGATAATTGAAAATCTTGGTGGTAAAGTATCGGGCAGTGTAAGTAAAAAGACTAACTATGTATTAGCAGGGACTGAAGCTGGATCTAAGCTTACTAAAGCTCAAGATCTAGGAGTAAATATTATAAGTGAAGATGAATTTGAAGAAATGGTGAAATAA
- the gatC gene encoding Asp-tRNA(Asn)/Glu-tRNA(Gln) amidotransferase subunit GatC, with the protein MSIDKNTIKEICKIAKIHLTNEEIEEIEKDLNPIVEYMDSMDELDLENVEPTYRVFDSINPFREDEVKESLNHEDVFANTENREGNYFKIKG; encoded by the coding sequence ATGTCTATAGATAAAAACACTATTAAAGAAATATGTAAAATAGCTAAAATACATTTAACAAATGAAGAAATAGAAGAAATTGAAAAAGACTTGAATCCTATTGTGGAATATATGGATAGTATGGATGAATTGGATTTAGAAAATGTAGAACCTACATATAGGGTATTTGACAGCATAAATCCTTTTAGAGAAGATGAAGTAAAAGAGTCTTTAAATCATGAAGATGTATTTGCTAATACAGAGAATAGAGAAGGTAATTATTTTAAAATAAAAGGTTAG